The following nucleotide sequence is from Peribacillus sp. ACCC06369.
CTCATGCGAGAAAAGAACGTATCCGGTATTAGCTCCGGTTTCCCGAAGTTATCCCAGTCTTATAGGCAGGTTGCCCACGTGTTACTCACCCGTCCGCCGCTAATCTCAGGGAGCAAGCTCCCATCGATTCGCTCGACTTGCATGTATTAGGCACGCCGCCAGCGTTCGTCCTGAGCCAGGATCAAACTCTCCGAAGAAATGTTTGACTTGCTCATTTTGCTTTTTTGATAGTGTGTGCTCACTTAAAATTTAACGTTGGCGCTTTGTTTTGTTCAGTTTTCAAAGAGCAATTTCTGTCGTTTCTCTCAGAAGCGACCTCTATAATGTAACACATTTTGTCACGTTTCGTCAACAACTTTTTTAAAAATATTTTTCAACAACTTGTTAGCTGTTTAAGTTGCTGTCTTAGCGACAAGAAATAATATACCATGTACCAAAAATGTTTGCAATATGTTTTTTAAAACTTTTTTCAAAAAAACGTTTTTTTCTTTTTCCCTCTATAATATCCTTCATTATCATCCCCCCCTGCTTCCTTGGCCAATAGCATGGTACATAAATAAACGAAGCATATTTCCAAAGAAACACAAATAGACATATAAAGATATCTTTTCCCATGAGGTGAAGCAATGAATCTATCATTAATCGGATTACTCATTTCTTACAGTATGGCCCTTTACTTATTCAGTACTGCTTTTTATGAAGCCATCAGGTTCAGCAGAGAAAAAGGAAAGGTGAATGGTACGACGTTTTTATTCAGCTTTACTTTCGCTATGATTTTCACACGAATCACCTATTTGTTTCATCCCTATTAAATAAAAGCAGTAAGTCAGGAGACTTACTGCTTTTATACGGAGACTTGTGTTTCTTCCTGTACCCTACTTTTCTTTTCATCCTTCAGGAACATCATCAAACCGCCCAATATGATGGTACCTCCCAGGACCTGCGTCCATAGTATCGGTTCATCTAATATGAAATAAGCCAGAACCGTCGCTCCAACCGGTTCAAGTAAGATTCCCATCGAAAGAGTCGAAGTGCTTAACCACTTTAATGACCAATTGAATAAAGAATGTCCTAATAATGTCGGAAAAATCGCAAGCAAAACAAAATAGATCCAATCGGCAGCAGGATATGGTGCCAATGCCTCTCCCTTGAAGATCACATAAAAAAACAAAGTGACTGCACTGATAGCATACACGACAAATGTATATGTTATAGAAGAGATGCGTTTTCGAACATTTTGCCCAAATAATAAATAACCGGTTACAAGCGCACATGCGATTAGCGAAAGAATATCTCCCCAAAGCGCCATGCCGCTGATTCTCAAATCTCCCCAGCTAATGACAAGACTGCCGGCTATCGCAATGATGCCGCTCAATATTGCCTTCATTGAAAACCTTTCTTTAAAAAACAAATAGGCTCCGGCAAAAGCGAATAAAGGCTGGAGGGTGACAAGTACAGTTGAACTCGCAACAGACGTGTAATTAAGCGATTCAAACCATAAAATAAAATGAAAAGCCAAGAACACTCCTGCAGCAATCGAATACAACCAATCCTTTTTACCAATGAATTTAAGTTCATGGCGGTATTTCACCAAGAAAAACGGCAGCATAAGAAGGACAGTAAATAATAAACGGTAAAAGGCTATAACACCCGATGGAGCAGTCGCTAATTTAACAAGGATGGCCGAAAATGAAACGGATGCCACACCAATCGCCAACGCAACATAAGGATTCACTTTTGGCATTTGCATTTCAAACTCCTCCTATCAAAGGGAATTACTTAACATTGAACTCTATTCTACTATGTTAAAATTAATAGGGTAAGCTTTTTTGAAAAACGGGTATATGGCAACAGACGATCTTTTTCTTCGATAATAATTCGGAAGTGGTGAAACAAAATGGAATGGACATTCGACCCTCAATCGGAACTGCAAATCCTTATCAAATTGGGGATTTCAGCTCTCCTAGGACTAATTATCGGACTAGAGCGAGAAATGAAACGAAAACCCGTTGGATTAAAAACAAGCCTGGTCATTTCAATAGTCAGCTGTTTATTAACGATCGTTTCCATGGAGTCCGCTTATAAGTTCCCAGGAAGTGACGACGTAAATATAACAATGGACCCCTTGCGTCTAGCCGCTCAGATTGTTTCTGGCGTCGGCTTTATCGGGGCAGGCGTCATTCTCCGGCGGGGCAACAACAGCATATCCGGTTTAACGACAGCCGCCATCATATGGGGAGCGGCCGGAATCGGGATTGCCGTAGGAGCAGGATTTTTTCTTGAGGCAATAGCTGGCGTCATACTATTGATCATCAGTGTCGAATTGGTGCCAGCAATGGTCACCTGGCTCGGACCGATGAAGTTACGGCAAAAAGAAATCTTTCTG
It contains:
- a CDS encoding DMT family transporter codes for the protein MQMPKVNPYVALAIGVASVSFSAILVKLATAPSGVIAFYRLLFTVLLMLPFFLVKYRHELKFIGKKDWLYSIAAGVFLAFHFILWFESLNYTSVASSTVLVTLQPLFAFAGAYLFFKERFSMKAILSGIIAIAGSLVISWGDLRISGMALWGDILSLIACALVTGYLLFGQNVRKRISSITYTFVVYAISAVTLFFYVIFKGEALAPYPAADWIYFVLLAIFPTLLGHSLFNWSLKWLSTSTLSMGILLEPVGATVLAYFILDEPILWTQVLGGTIILGGLMMFLKDEKKSRVQEETQVSV
- a CDS encoding MgtC/SapB family protein; protein product: MEWTFDPQSELQILIKLGISALLGLIIGLEREMKRKPVGLKTSLVISIVSCLLTIVSMESAYKFPGSDDVNITMDPLRLAAQIVSGVGFIGAGVILRRGNNSISGLTTAAIIWGAAGIGIAVGAGFFLEAIAGVILLIISVELVPAMVTWLGPMKLRQKEIFLQLVVKNKDDIAVVLKKIKEEKIFIKNLRIKDVEEDHHLLTLKVLVDHKVRTSEVYYTVSNLKEIARVEIENS